One Kiritimatiellia bacterium genomic region harbors:
- a CDS encoding DNA-binding transcriptional regulator, whose protein sequence is MTRKVGIRLYMEFEHNRRLLEGILHYIRGGAQWQIAANPFASHHWPEILKQCDGAILQVYEKPLATVVNQMDIPMVSVVNSAFTPGLPAIINDDFAVGKMAAEYLLGLNCRAFGFVGFYHPREWSHERGIGFAEGLKKSGVACRSLSPPGTGRTPFKYLWTAAGLKKWLKSLPPRTGIFAATDFVGVMVIDACRELGLAVPEDMGVIGVDNNVMLCEMASVPLTSIATDAPRLGFEAAQMLDLMMKGKEPRPRRIKLPPLDIVIRRSTEFFAIDDPVLAKAMQFIAANCQKHIGVEDVLKAAPLLCRRNLERRFRDKLSSSIHAAIIRARIDRTKRLLAETNRGINLVAEQAGFSDAKKLNGHFRKATGLTPTAYRKKCSLP, encoded by the coding sequence ATGACCCGCAAAGTCGGCATCAGGCTTTACATGGAGTTTGAACACAACCGCCGCCTGCTGGAGGGTATTCTGCATTATATCCGGGGCGGCGCGCAGTGGCAGATTGCCGCCAACCCGTTTGCCAGCCACCATTGGCCGGAAATTTTAAAGCAATGCGACGGCGCCATTCTCCAGGTCTATGAAAAGCCGCTGGCCACAGTCGTCAACCAGATGGATATACCCATGGTCAGCGTGGTTAACAGCGCTTTCACGCCGGGATTACCGGCGATTATCAACGACGACTTTGCCGTAGGAAAAATGGCGGCCGAATACTTGCTGGGATTAAACTGCCGGGCTTTCGGCTTTGTCGGATTCTACCACCCCAGAGAATGGTCGCATGAAAGGGGAATCGGCTTTGCCGAAGGCCTTAAAAAATCCGGGGTGGCATGCCGTTCATTATCGCCGCCCGGGACCGGGCGGACGCCTTTTAAATATTTATGGACGGCGGCGGGTTTGAAGAAATGGCTGAAATCATTGCCGCCGCGCACGGGCATATTCGCCGCCACTGATTTTGTGGGCGTTATGGTCATTGACGCCTGCCGCGAACTCGGCCTGGCCGTGCCGGAAGATATGGGCGTCATCGGCGTTGACAACAACGTCATGCTCTGCGAAATGGCTTCCGTGCCGCTGACCAGCATCGCCACCGATGCGCCCCGGCTGGGATTTGAAGCCGCGCAAATGCTTGATCTGATGATGAAGGGCAAAGAACCGCGCCCGCGCCGGATAAAACTGCCGCCGCTTGATATTGTCATCCGCCGGTCAACCGAATTTTTTGCGATTGACGATCCGGTCCTGGCAAAAGCCATGCAGTTCATTGCCGCCAATTGCCAGAAACACATCGGCGTGGAGGATGTGCTCAAAGCCGCGCCGTTACTGTGCCGGCGCAACCTTGAACGGCGGTTCCGGGACAAACTATCCAGTTCAATTCATGCGGCCATTATCCGCGCCCGGATTGACCGGACCAAAAGACTGCTGGCTGAAACCAACCGGGGGATAAACCTCGTGGCGGAACAGGCCGGTTTCTCCGACGCAAAAAAATTAAACGGGCACTTCCGCAAAGCCACGGGACTCACGCCCACCGCCTACCGGAAAAAATGTTCCCTGCCATGA
- a CDS encoding LacI family DNA-binding transcriptional regulator yields MKKSAKKRSRPETPGKVSEIAERFGLSRVTVSYILNDRWAARGISRATAEKVLDYVREVGFRPNLLGLALRGKTVKEIAVLIPARPVDHHKNAFFSLVERLEQTRKTYIVLPFGNDNMADTVQFLKIYRVEKLIVFSAGINKDNLGSWVRFFGSVPRAACMLYDFPFPAVNPDALLLSGKSAVVGFDRARARKQALDFMIAAGYKRLILPKGFFETIPEKYYPRGGIRAEFYELASDGLTPLFKRGELAAERLLSFARHGLPKAVYVNDDRVAAGMIHRLREKGVRVPGQLAFISWDGLPESLYFEVPLTAVVVPHEAMLARVFAWLEGREKPRLTRISTRIREEASLPAIARSG; encoded by the coding sequence ATGAAAAAAAGCGCAAAAAAACGCAGCCGACCTGAAACGCCCGGAAAAGTGAGCGAAATCGCGGAACGTTTCGGTCTTTCCCGCGTCACGGTCTCGTATATTCTGAACGACCGCTGGGCGGCGCGGGGGATTTCCCGCGCTACCGCCGAAAAAGTCCTGGACTATGTCCGCGAGGTCGGTTTCCGGCCGAACCTGCTGGGCCTGGCCCTGCGGGGCAAAACGGTGAAGGAAATTGCCGTGCTTATCCCGGCGCGGCCGGTGGATCATCATAAAAACGCTTTTTTCAGCCTGGTTGAGAGGTTGGAACAAACCCGCAAAACTTATATCGTCCTGCCGTTCGGCAATGACAACATGGCGGACACGGTTCAATTTCTGAAGATATACAGAGTTGAGAAGCTGATAGTTTTTTCCGCCGGCATCAACAAAGACAATCTTGGTTCATGGGTCAGATTCTTCGGAAGCGTTCCCCGCGCCGCCTGCATGCTCTATGACTTTCCCTTCCCGGCCGTCAATCCCGATGCGCTTTTGTTGTCCGGAAAAAGCGCTGTCGTCGGTTTTGACCGCGCCCGCGCCCGGAAACAGGCCCTTGATTTCATGATTGCGGCGGGATACAAGCGGCTGATACTGCCCAAAGGCTTTTTTGAGACCATCCCGGAAAAATATTATCCGCGCGGCGGGATCCGGGCGGAATTTTATGAATTGGCGTCCGATGGTTTGACGCCGCTTTTCAAACGGGGGGAGCTTGCCGCGGAACGCCTCCTTTCCTTTGCGCGTCATGGCCTGCCAAAGGCCGTTTATGTTAATGACGACCGGGTCGCCGCTGGGATGATTCATCGTCTCCGTGAAAAGGGAGTGCGCGTTCCCGGACAACTGGCTTTTATTTCCTGGGACGGTCTGCCTGAAAGTTTATATTTTGAAGTGCCCTTGACTGCCGTGGTCGTTCCGCACGAGGCCATGCTCGCGCGCGTGTTTGCCTGGCTTGAGGGCCGGGAAAAGCCAAGGTTGACAAGAATTTCCACGCGGATCCGCGAGGAAGCATCCCTCCCGGCGATTGCCCGGTCCGGTTGA
- a CDS encoding amidohydrolase family protein, translating to MQTKIINVGKYQPVDFHNHVRMQAGKLNRANARTVLEAAEKLGIDKICVSCPLTGDSPAPDEFHAGNDAVLEAMAMSKRFRGFCFLNPGHARESLAEMERCIVRKGMLGVKLYHQYFICDPALTPVMEYAAQLGIPVLMHAGKATDSVTQKLQPRFSHAGHFLKALKMFPETILVQGHIGGGGDWEWNLRTLEALPPEAKYFLDTSGSVIDAGMVNKTVKTIGEDRALFATDMSFEEGIGKIIDADLSDKQLQKIFSGNFHQILSERRVK from the coding sequence ATGCAAACCAAAATAATAAACGTCGGCAAATATCAACCGGTTGATTTCCATAATCATGTCCGAATGCAGGCTGGGAAATTGAACCGCGCAAACGCCCGGACGGTTTTAGAGGCGGCGGAAAAGCTCGGCATTGACAAAATCTGCGTTTCCTGTCCGCTGACGGGCGATTCGCCCGCGCCGGACGAATTCCATGCCGGCAACGACGCGGTTCTGGAGGCCATGGCCATGTCAAAGCGTTTTCGCGGATTCTGTTTCCTGAATCCGGGCCACGCCCGCGAAAGCCTTGCCGAAATGGAGCGCTGTATTGTCCGCAAAGGCATGCTGGGAGTAAAATTATATCACCAGTATTTCATCTGCGATCCGGCCCTGACGCCCGTCATGGAATATGCCGCGCAACTCGGGATTCCCGTGCTGATGCACGCCGGCAAGGCGACTGATTCCGTCACGCAAAAACTCCAGCCGCGCTTCAGCCACGCCGGCCATTTTCTGAAGGCGCTGAAAATGTTTCCGGAAACAATCCTGGTTCAGGGACATATCGGCGGCGGCGGCGACTGGGAATGGAATCTGCGGACGCTGGAGGCCTTGCCGCCGGAGGCGAAGTATTTCCTGGACACCAGCGGCTCGGTGATTGACGCCGGCATGGTTAATAAAACCGTCAAAACCATCGGCGAAGACCGGGCTTTATTTGCCACCGATATGTCGTTTGAGGAAGGAATCGGGAAAATTATTGACGCGGATTTGTCGGACAAACAACTCCAAAAAATATTTTCCGGAAATTTTCATCAAATCCTGTCGGAACGGAGAGTAAAATGA
- a CDS encoding amidohydrolase family protein codes for MIFDANTAAGHWPFRKVPHENISDLKRLLKSRGITGAAVANTNGLFYNNCHDANLELAEALAGHSAFFAGVATLNPLYAAWEKDLADCAKKLGMKALRMTPQYHNYDLTSPEAPAMLSAATALGLPVFIPARVVDVRGRNWMDTERVLSVDEIGNFSLAVPKARIVVTESAVSPEELITPDKKLKYPGLYFEISRLRSANGQAIAALAGTIGAKSLLFGSGAPLKEVTPALLKLKHAALAPKEKAAIAWQNAARILKLPLN; via the coding sequence ATGATTTTTGACGCCAACACCGCCGCCGGCCACTGGCCTTTCCGCAAAGTCCCGCATGAAAACATTTCCGATTTGAAGCGTCTTTTGAAATCCAGGGGAATAACCGGCGCGGCGGTGGCCAACACGAACGGCTTATTTTACAACAACTGCCATGACGCCAATCTGGAGCTGGCCGAAGCGCTGGCCGGCCATTCCGCTTTTTTTGCGGGCGTGGCCACCCTGAATCCGCTCTATGCCGCCTGGGAAAAAGATTTGGCTGACTGCGCGAAAAAACTGGGCATGAAAGCCCTGCGCATGACGCCGCAATATCATAATTATGACCTGACGTCCCCGGAAGCGCCGGCGATGCTTTCCGCCGCCACGGCGCTCGGCCTGCCGGTCTTCATTCCCGCCCGGGTTGTTGACGTCCGCGGCCGGAACTGGATGGACACGGAACGGGTTTTGAGCGTGGATGAAATTGGAAATTTTTCGCTTGCCGTCCCGAAGGCGCGCATCGTGGTCACCGAAAGCGCGGTATCGCCGGAAGAACTGATCACGCCGGATAAAAAATTGAAATACCCCGGCCTTTATTTTGAAATCTCACGCCTGCGCTCAGCCAACGGACAGGCGATAGCCGCCCTGGCCGGGACAATCGGGGCAAAGAGCCTGCTCTTCGGCAGCGGCGCGCCTCTCAAGGAGGTTACCCCCGCGCTCCTCAAATTGAAGCACGCGGCGCTCGCCCCGAAGGAAAAGGCCGCGATTGCCTGGCAAAACGCCGCGCGGATTTTGAAACTGCCTTTGAATTAA
- a CDS encoding AraC family transcriptional regulator, giving the protein MQSFRADSTERMALFKELQADIFSVTANHFAASPGEQTNLHLHPDRWHITYTVRGKGACLAGGRKYNLRPGLVHVVYPNEIHKYRADVKTPYTIYFLHINCDGPVAEIFPRAIAARRLSRNTLRIFGQLTRLCHSVPPKRCSLRKHALLGVLLADLLELDEAPEPRGQIAARSRSEQAGFKDILEQLRMPPFRYPGINRMAAQLNMSRRSFTAYFRKLAGMSARAYYLQYRMSHARMLLAAGELRVKEVARRCGYSNSQNFIRSYKKYGVSK; this is encoded by the coding sequence ATGCAATCATTTCGGGCAGACAGCACGGAGCGCATGGCGCTTTTCAAGGAGTTGCAGGCGGACATTTTCTCCGTTACGGCCAACCATTTTGCAGCCTCGCCCGGCGAACAGACCAATCTGCATCTGCATCCCGACCGCTGGCATATCACTTATACTGTCCGCGGCAAAGGCGCGTGTCTCGCGGGCGGGCGGAAATACAATCTGCGGCCGGGTCTGGTCCATGTCGTTTATCCCAACGAAATACACAAATACCGTGCGGACGTTAAAACCCCCTATACCATTTATTTTCTGCACATCAACTGCGACGGACCGGTTGCCGAAATATTCCCGCGCGCAATTGCCGCCCGCCGTCTGAGCCGCAATACGCTCAGAATATTCGGTCAACTGACCCGTCTCTGCCACAGCGTTCCGCCGAAAAGATGTTCACTGCGGAAACACGCCTTGCTGGGAGTTCTGCTGGCGGACCTCCTTGAGCTTGACGAGGCGCCCGAACCGCGGGGTCAAATCGCCGCGCGCAGCCGGTCTGAACAGGCCGGATTCAAAGACATACTGGAACAATTGCGCATGCCGCCTTTCCGATATCCCGGAATCAACCGCATGGCCGCCCAACTCAACATGAGCCGCCGCTCCTTCACGGCGTATTTCAGAAAACTTGCGGGGATGTCGGCGCGGGCATATTACCTGCAATACCGCATGAGCCACGCCCGCATGCTGCTGGCAGCCGGCGAATTGCGCGTCAAGGAGGTTGCGCGCCGGTGCGGGTATTCCAATTCGCAGAATTTTATCCGGTCTTATAAAAAATACGGCGTGAGTAAATAG